Proteins encoded together in one Candidatus Izemoplasmatales bacterium window:
- a CDS encoding ABC transporter ATP-binding protein, whose translation MTRLLKYLKPFVLTLVLAVGLLFVQAMAELKLPSYLSDIVNVGIQASGIDHAAPEAISAAGYDFVTALVSADDAALVESSYVPVVAGEELSVGGQTIDTSATAMYRLGEVDDATLSRLDEVFGGAVWIMIDVARQLGTNSGSSGFDVTADFAVANLYAMADSLQASPAWPTLVASARTSAAAVDPMLRTQTGVVLAAKYYEELGIDMTAMQLGYILMAGLRMLGVTLIAAVATVIVSYLSSRIGAGVARDLREATFAKVESFSNEEFNRFSTASLITRTTNDINQIQQLVVFAIRMLFYSPIIAVGGVLMILETNASMTWIIAAAVVAVSLVIVFIFTLAIPKFKLTQKLVDRLNLVTREGLTGLMVIRAFGNQEHEEKKFDGANRDLAKTLLFVNRVIAVMMPMMMLIMNVTMVAIIWFGSNQVAASGMQVGDMLAFMNYSMQVIMSFLMIAMMFIFWPRAEVSAARVADVLETKPRILDPDQPVAMTGSVEGRVRFDHVSFRFGNADEKVLEDITFEALPGKTTAIIGSTGSGKSTLVNLIPRFYDVTEGSITIDGVDVRAMTQHDLRALIGYVPQKGMILSGTIESNLRYGRHDATAEELRAAAETAQATEFIDASEQGFQTEISEGAANVSGGQKQRLSIARAFAKAAPILIFDDSFSALDFRTDQKLRRAMKAAAADATVLIVAQRVGTIMHADQIIVLENGRIVGRGTHEELLSSCPIYLEIASSQLAKEELAHV comes from the coding sequence ATGACGCGGCTTCTGAAATACCTGAAACCCTTCGTCCTGACGCTCGTCCTCGCGGTCGGGCTCCTGTTCGTCCAGGCGATGGCGGAACTGAAGCTGCCGTCCTATCTCTCCGACATCGTCAACGTCGGGATCCAGGCGAGCGGCATCGATCACGCCGCTCCCGAGGCGATCAGCGCCGCGGGATACGACTTCGTCACCGCGCTCGTCTCGGCCGACGATGCGGCCCTGGTCGAAAGCAGCTACGTGCCGGTCGTCGCCGGCGAGGAGCTGTCCGTGGGCGGTCAGACGATCGACACGTCCGCGACGGCGATGTATCGTCTCGGGGAAGTCGACGACGCAACGCTGTCGCGTCTCGACGAGGTCTTCGGAGGCGCCGTCTGGATCATGATCGACGTCGCGCGTCAGCTCGGCACGAATTCGGGATCGTCGGGGTTCGACGTCACCGCCGACTTCGCCGTCGCCAACCTCTATGCGATGGCGGATTCGCTTCAGGCGTCGCCCGCCTGGCCGACGCTCGTCGCTTCCGCCCGGACATCCGCCGCGGCGGTCGACCCGATGCTTCGAACGCAGACCGGCGTCGTCCTCGCCGCCAAATACTACGAGGAGCTCGGCATCGACATGACCGCGATGCAGCTCGGCTACATCCTCATGGCGGGTCTCCGGATGCTCGGCGTGACCCTGATCGCCGCCGTCGCCACCGTCATCGTCTCCTACCTGTCCTCGCGGATCGGCGCGGGCGTCGCGCGCGATCTGCGCGAAGCGACGTTCGCGAAGGTCGAATCCTTCTCGAACGAGGAGTTCAACCGCTTCTCGACGGCATCCCTGATCACCCGCACGACGAACGACATCAACCAGATCCAGCAGCTCGTCGTCTTCGCGATCCGGATGCTCTTCTATTCGCCGATCATCGCCGTCGGCGGCGTGCTGATGATCCTCGAGACGAACGCGTCGATGACGTGGATCATCGCCGCGGCCGTCGTCGCAGTCAGCCTCGTGATCGTCTTCATCTTCACGCTCGCGATTCCGAAGTTCAAGCTCACCCAGAAACTCGTCGACCGGCTCAACCTCGTCACCCGCGAAGGCCTCACCGGCCTGATGGTGATCCGCGCCTTCGGAAACCAGGAACACGAGGAGAAGAAGTTCGACGGCGCGAACCGCGATCTCGCGAAGACGCTGCTCTTCGTGAACCGCGTCATCGCCGTAATGATGCCGATGATGATGCTGATCATGAACGTCACGATGGTCGCGATCATCTGGTTCGGTTCGAACCAGGTCGCCGCCTCCGGCATGCAGGTCGGCGACATGCTCGCGTTCATGAACTACTCGATGCAGGTCATCATGTCCTTCCTGATGATCGCGATGATGTTCATCTTCTGGCCGCGCGCCGAAGTGTCCGCCGCGCGCGTCGCCGACGTGCTCGAGACGAAGCCGCGGATCCTCGATCCCGACCAGCCGGTCGCGATGACCGGCTCCGTCGAGGGGCGGGTCCGCTTCGACCACGTCTCGTTCCGCTTCGGGAACGCCGACGAAAAGGTTCTCGAGGACATCACGTTCGAGGCCCTTCCCGGCAAGACGACCGCGATCATCGGATCGACGGGATCCGGCAAGAGCACGCTCGTCAACCTGATCCCGCGCTTCTACGACGTCACCGAAGGATCGATCACGATCGACGGCGTCGACGTCCGCGCGATGACCCAGCACGACCTCCGGGCGCTGATCGGCTACGTCCCGCAGAAGGGGATGATCCTCTCCGGCACGATCGAGAGCAACCTGCGCTACGGCCGTCACGACGCCACGGCGGAGGAACTCCGCGCCGCTGCCGAGACCGCCCAGGCGACCGAATTCATCGACGCCTCCGAACAGGGGTTCCAGACCGAGATCTCCGAAGGCGCGGCGAACGTCTCCGGCGGGCAGAAGCAGCGGCTGTCGATCGCTCGCGCGTTCGCGAAGGCGGCGCCGATCCTGATCTTCGACGACAGCTTCTCCGCCCTCGACTTCAGGACCGACCAGAAGCTGCGCCGCGCGATGAAGGCGGCGGCCGCGGATGCGACCGTCCTCATCGTCGCCCAGCGCGTCGGCACGATCATGCACGCCGATCAGATCATCGTCCTCGAGAACGGACGGATCGTCGGCCGGGGGACGCACGAAGAACTTCTGTCGTCCTGCCCGATCTATCTTGAAATCGCGTCCTCGCAGCTCGCGAAGGAGGAACTCGCCCATGTCTGA
- a CDS encoding ABC transporter ATP-binding protein — protein MRKDAFDKLASLPVGFFDRHQTGDIISVISYDIDTINASLSNDLLQMLTSVFTVGGSFLMMLTISPILLLVFVVTIPASILFTRYRARRVRPLYRERSAKLGELNGFVEEITSGQKTTKAYSREAVFLERFDEKNEAAVDANYHADWFASITGPTVNFINNLSLALISVFGGLLYMTGGISLGSVSSFVLYSRKFSGPINEFANIVSELQSALAAAERVLRLIDEIPEPADAERALALTDVQGSVTLDHVAFGYDPSRTIIKDFSLSVKPGSVIAIVGPTGAGKTTIINLLMRFYDVGSGSIAVDGHPIDAVTRKSLRLAYTMVLQDTWLFYGTIFENIAYGKENVTREEVVRAAQDAKIDHYITSLPDGYDTILSDNAANLSKGQKQLLTIARAILLDSRMLILDEATSNVDTQTERRIQDAMLHLMRGRTCFVIAHRLSTIQNADRILVIRDGDIVEQGNHVELMERNGFYRELYDSQF, from the coding sequence ACGATCAACGCCTCGCTGTCCAACGATCTCCTGCAGATGCTTACGAGCGTCTTCACCGTCGGCGGATCGTTTCTGATGATGCTCACGATCTCGCCGATCCTGCTCCTCGTGTTCGTCGTCACGATCCCCGCCTCGATCCTCTTCACGCGCTATCGCGCCCGCCGGGTCCGGCCGCTTTATCGCGAGCGTTCGGCGAAGCTCGGCGAGCTGAACGGCTTCGTCGAGGAGATCACGAGCGGCCAGAAGACGACCAAGGCCTACAGCCGCGAAGCGGTCTTCCTCGAGCGCTTCGATGAGAAGAACGAGGCCGCCGTCGACGCCAACTACCACGCGGACTGGTTCGCCAGCATCACCGGTCCGACCGTCAACTTCATCAACAACCTCTCGCTCGCGCTGATCAGCGTCTTCGGCGGCCTGCTCTACATGACCGGCGGGATCTCGCTCGGCAGCGTCTCTTCCTTCGTGCTCTATTCGCGCAAGTTCTCGGGCCCGATCAACGAGTTCGCCAACATCGTGAGCGAGCTGCAGTCGGCGCTTGCGGCCGCGGAGCGCGTCCTGCGCCTGATCGACGAGATTCCCGAACCGGCGGACGCCGAGCGGGCGCTTGCGCTCACGGACGTCCAAGGGTCGGTGACCCTCGACCACGTCGCCTTCGGCTACGATCCGTCGCGGACGATCATCAAGGACTTCTCGCTTTCCGTCAAACCCGGATCGGTGATCGCGATCGTCGGCCCGACCGGCGCCGGGAAGACGACGATCATCAACCTCCTGATGCGCTTCTACGACGTCGGCTCCGGTTCGATCGCGGTCGACGGGCATCCGATCGACGCCGTGACCCGCAAGAGCCTTCGGCTCGCCTACACGATGGTCCTCCAGGACACCTGGCTGTTCTACGGCACGATCTTCGAGAACATCGCCTACGGGAAGGAGAACGTGACCCGCGAGGAGGTCGTCCGGGCTGCGCAGGACGCCAAGATCGACCACTATATCACGTCGCTTCCGGACGGATACGACACGATCCTGAGCGACAATGCGGCGAACCTCTCGAAAGGGCAGAAGCAGCTCCTCACGATCGCCCGCGCGATCCTGCTCGACTCGCGCATGCTCATCCTCGACGAGGCGACCTCGAACGTCGACACCCAGACCGAGCGCCGGATCCAGGACGCGATGCTCCACCTGATGCGCGGCCGCACCTGCTTCGTGATCGCCCATCGCCTGTCGACGATCCAGAACGCCGACCGGATTCTCGTGATCCGCGACGGCGACATCGTCGAGCAGGGAAACCATGTCGAACTGATGGAAAGAAACGGCTTCTACCGCGAGCTCTACGACTCGCAGTTCTAG
- a CDS encoding MarR family transcriptional regulator, with protein MQSLNASLTDKLMRLRVLARRQYVTNHGKGFGMLLYAIDRRGSGEGMTMTELARTFSVSLAAATQMVKLLKRQGFLAVRKDPEDARVSRVFLTADGAAASARAQEITNGFLDGLEEHLGSEDSAAFDRILGRILAYVERAGDGLDGEATR; from the coding sequence ATGCAATCATTGAACGCGTCGCTCACCGACAAGCTGATGCGACTCAGGGTGCTGGCCAGACGCCAGTACGTCACGAACCACGGAAAGGGATTCGGCATGCTGCTGTACGCGATCGACCGGCGCGGAAGCGGCGAAGGCATGACGATGACGGAACTCGCCCGCACCTTCTCGGTGAGTCTCGCCGCCGCCACGCAGATGGTGAAACTCCTGAAACGCCAGGGCTTCCTCGCCGTCCGGAAGGATCCGGAAGACGCCCGGGTCTCGCGCGTCTTCCTCACCGCGGACGGCGCCGCCGCGTCCGCACGGGCGCAGGAAATCACGAACGGCTTCCTCGACGGTCTCGAAGAGCATCTCGGGAGCGAAGACAGCGCCGCCTTCGACCGCATCCTCGGGCGCATCCTCGCCTACGTCGAACGCGCGGGCGACGGCCTCGACGGGGAGGCGACGCGATGA